A region of the Roseovarius nanhaiticus genome:
CATCGCGATCTGGCTGCAGCTTCTGCGCGGGGCGGCTCCTCCCACGTCGCGCGGATAAACAAATGGTAGCGTCCGATATCCTCCTCCCATCGGTGCGCTACCGATAAGAAACGGTCCAACAGGGCATGGCCGGGCGGGTAAACCGCTCGGCCGCTTTGCTTGTCTCGAGTGTGGCGGGGCGCGTCAGCCCTTGATCAGGCGCAGATAGGGCCGCTCGGACGCGCTGCGCGCAGCGGGCTCGACGTGCTGAGCGGGCACATCTTCCGGACCGCTATCCGAGACAAGACGCGGCGCCGCATCGGGCAGGCCTTCGCCCTCCAGTGGCGTGACCTCAGCATGGCTGATCTCGAAGCGGCGCGGGCCGCGCCCGATCGTGCCGTTGGTTACCAAGCATCCCAAGGCGCGCGAGATATCCCCCAGATCGCTGCGCAGCGGCAGCATGATCATCGTGCCGCTTAGGGCAGGCGCGCCGGGCCGTGCGGCACTGGTCAGCGTCAGGCGCAAGGTGGCGGGCTGATCGAAGAGGCAGACAAGGTGATGGGCCAGAGCATCGCGTGCGCCAGGCTCCAGAAAGGCGCTGATCGGCATGCCGCGCACCTCCATCCCCATCAGATCGGTCAGATGGCCCCCCGCGATACGCAGCCGGGCAAGGCCGGGCGCGATCCGCTCGGTCACGAAAGCATGGCTGAGCAACGGCTCGATCCCGCGCGGGTCGATATCCGAGCGGCGCGGCACCAGCGCACCGTGGCGCTTTTCTTTCCAATAAGCCTCGAATGCCTCCAACTGGGGCGCGAAAGGTGAGGGTCGTGCAGCGTCGCCTGCAATAATTTCCCCAGGGTCCTTGGTCATGTCCTCATACCTTTCAAAACATCCGGTCGCTGCCGCACTCAACCGACCTTGGACAAACCGCCGCAAGGCCACCCCGGTTCCCGCCTGCCGCCGATGCGGCCCATCAATCCCGAGTCGGATTGTTCGGTGCGCTCAGGTTGCCATAGATGTCGGCGCATTTGTCTAAAATCCTATCCAATTGGTTAACCTTGGCGGAGGACCGCGCGCGGAGCTTTCATATTTGCGATGCCCCCAAGCCGCGCGGCTGGTCACTTACGGCACGCGCCGCGCGTCTTGCCTCCTCGGCGGAGGCAGCTTAGGACGGGTGCAAATGCCCTCCTTCGGAGCCAAGTCCAGATGCCCGACACGTCAGCCAACACCCAGCATCCCGGCACGCCCCAATCCATGACAGCCTTTGCAGCGGGCAGGGGCAATGCCCTTGGCCATGACTGGGCATGGGAGCTGCGCAGCGTCAACGGCAAGGGCCTCGATCTGCGCCTGCGGGTGCCCGACTGGATCACCGGGCTGGAGGCGGCGCTGCGGGCGCGCCTGTCGGCGGCGTTGGGGCGGGGCAATGTGACACTTTCGCTGCGCGTCAGCTCGGCAGAGGCGGGTGGGCGCATGGCTGTGAACACCGCGCAGCTCGATGCGGCGCTTGATGCCATGGCAGAGGTCGAGGCGCGGGCCATGGCGCGCGGTCTGTCGCTGGCCCCCGCACGGCCCGGCGATATCCTGGCCCTGCGCGGCGTGCTGGAAACCGCGAGCGCGGATACCGACACCGAAGCGCTCAGCGCCGCGCTGCTGGCGGATTTCGACGCGGTGCTTGGCGATTTTCTGGCGATGCGCGCCGATGAGGGCGCCGCCCTCGCTGCGCTGCTCGGCGCCCATCTGGACGAGATCGCACGCCTCACGGCCAGCGCGGCCAAGGTCGCCGAAGCGCGTCGCCCCGAGGCCGCCGCAGCCCTCACCGCTGCGCTCTCCCGCGTGATGGAGGATGCCAGCGGCGCCGATCCGGACCGCGTGGCGCAGGAGCTGGCCATGATGGCGGTCAAGGCGGATATCACCGAAGAGATCGGGCGCCTTGATGCGCATGTCGCGGCGGCGCGCGCCCTTCTGGCCCATGATGGACCTGTCGGGCGCAAGCTGGATTTTCTGTCGCAGGAGTTCAACCGCGAGGCCAATACGCTCTGCTCCAAGGCAGGGTCGAGCGCGCTGACCGCCGTTGGTCTGGAATTGAAAGCGGCTGTCGATCAGCTGCGCGAACAAGTTCAAAATGTGGAGTGAGCCCTGACATGGCACCCAGACGTGGCCTTTTGATCATCTTGTCCTCGCCCTCGGGCGCGGGCAAGTCCACCCTGTCGCGGCGCCTGCGCGCGTGGGACGAGAATGTGCTTTTTTCGGTCTCGGCAACCACGCGCGCGCCGCGCGACGGCGAGGTGGACGGGCAGGATTACTATTTCATGCAGACCGACGACTTCAAACGCCAGGTCAACGACGGCCAGATGCTGGAACACGCGTTCGTCTTTGGCAATCTTTATGGCTCGCCCAAGGGGCCGGTCGAGGCGGCGATCAACGAAGGGCGCGATGTCCTGTTCGACATCGACTGGCAGGGCGCGCAGCAGATCCAGAACTCGGATCTGGGCAAGCATACGCTGTCGATCTTCATCCTGCCGCCCTCCATCGGCGAGCTGCGGCGCAGGCTGGAGACGCGCGGACAGGACAGCGCCGAGGTAATCGCCAAGCGGATGCAGAAAAGCTGGGACGAGATCAGCCATTGGGCGGAATACGATTACGTTCTGACCAACGACGATCTGGAGGCGACCGACGCCAGCCTCAAGCAGATCATCGCCGCCGCCCGCCTGCGCCGCATCCAGCAGCCCGCCCTGACCGAACATGTGCGCAGCCTGCAGATGGAATTCGAGGAGCTGGCATGAGCCTTTATGCATTGAACGGCGTCGCGCCCAGCCTGCCCGAGAACGGCGATGTCTGGGTCGCCCCCGGCGCGCATGTCATCGGGCATGTGGTGCTGGAGACGGCAAGCTCGGTCTGGTTCTGTGCCACGCTGCGGGGTGATAACGAGGTCATCCATGTCGGCGCCGGGACCAACATTCAGGAAAACTGCGTGCTGCACACCGACAAGGGCTATCCGCTGACCATCGGCGCGGGCTGCACCATCGGGCACAAGGCGATGCTGCATGGCTGCACTATTGGCGAGAACAGCCTGATCGGCATGGGCGCCACGGTCCTGAACGGCGCACGTGTCGGGCGCGATTGCCTGATCGGGGCAGGGGCGCTGATCACGGAGGGCAAGGAGATCCCAGATGGCAGCCTCGTCATGGGCGCGCCGGGCAAGGTCATCCGCACGCTCGATGCCGCCGCGATCGAAGGGCTGCGCCAGAGCGCGCTGCATTACCAGCAGAACATGCGCCGCTACCGCGAGGGGCTGACGCCAATCTAGGCGCCCGGACGTCGTCCGAATTCCGATCAGCGCGGCAGCAGATCCTCTTCGTTGATCTGCCCGGACAGCCAGTCGCGAAACTTGGCCAGCGCGCCGTCCTCTCCTTTGGTCTCAGGCCAGATAAGATAATACCCGCCGGGGCTTGCCGTCTGACCGCCCCAGGCCACCACCAGCCGCCCGGAGTCCAGATCCGCATGCGCAAGGTATTCGGGCAAAAGCGCGACGCCCAGCCCGTGCAGCGCCGCTTGCGTGATGGTCGAAAACTGGTCATAGATGGTGCCGGGAACCCGCGCCGCCTGCACGCCCTGGGCGGCAAACCACGCGCGCCACGCATCGGGCCGCGTTTCGATATGCAAAAGCGGCAGCTCCAGCAGATCACGCGCATTTGCGGGCCGCTTGGCCGCAATCACCTCGGGCGCGCAAACGGCAATCACAGCCTCGCCGCGCAGCCGCATAGATGCGGTGCCGGGCCAGTCATTCGCTCCGAAATGTATCGCCGCGTCAAAGGGTTCCACGTCGAAGTTGAACGGCTTGATGCGGGTTGAGAGGTTTAGAGTCACCTCCGGATGCAGCCGCGCAAAATCGGGCAGACGCGGCACCAGCCACCGCATCCCGAAGGTGGGCAGGATCGCAAGGCTCAGCGCGCCGCCGGACGGATTCACTGCCAGCTTCATGGATGCCTGCGCGATCTGGCCCAAGGCCGCACGGATCTCGGCCGCGTATTGCACCGCGTCGGGGGTCAGGCCCATGCGCCGACCGCTTTTGACCACCAGAGGCACGCCCAATTGCTCCTCCAGCGCCTGAATCTGGCGGCTGACGGCGCTTTGGGTCAGCGACAGCGCCTCGGCAGCGGCGGTGGCGCTGCCCAGACGCTCAAGTGCCTCCAGCGCACGCAGGCTGGCGATGGAGGGCAAAAACCGGCGGGGCAGGGCCATCTATTCTATTTCCTCATGGGATATCCCGAAACTCTCGGTGTTTTTCTGGCCTGCCATGGTCTATATTGCAAGCTGAACGCATGAAAACTCATGAAAGGTATCGCAATGAGCCTCGACAACCCCACAAAGCCAGCCGACCGCCCTACCATCAAAGCCAAAGACGCGCCCGACCTGGCCGGGTTCAACTGGCAGGATCCATTTCGCCTCGACGACCAGTTGGAAGAAGATGAGCGCATGATCGCCGAAAGCGCGCGCACCTTCGCACAAGAGAAGCTGCAGACGCGTGTCATCAAGGATTATGCGACCGAGGCCGTGTCGCCCGAACTCTTTCCCGAGATGGGCGAGATGGGCCTTCTGGGCACCACCATCCCCGAGGAATACGGCGGCCTTGGCGCCGGCTATGTCAGCTATGGCCTCGTCGCACGCGAGATCGAGCGCGTCGACAGCGGGTACCGTTCGATGATGAGCGTGCAATCCTCGCTGGTGATGTATCCGATCTATGCCTATGGCAGCGAAGAACAGCGCAAGAAATACCTGCCCAAGCTGTCCACCGGCGAACTAATCGGATGTTTCGGCCTGACCGAGCCGGATGCGGGCAGCGACCCTGCCGGCATGAAGACCCGCGCCGAAAAAGTCGACGGCGGCTATCGCCTGACCGGCGCCAAGACATGGATTTCCAACAGCCCGATCGCCGATGTTTTTGTCGTCTGGGCGAAGTCCGACGCGCATGATGGCAAGATCCGTGGCTTCGTGCTGGAAAAGGGCATGAACGGCCTTTCGGCACCCAAGATTGAGGGCAAACAATCTTTGCGCGCCTCCGTCACGGGCGAGATCGTGATGAAAGGCGTCGAGGTGGGCGAGGACGCGCTTTTGCCGCATGTCGAGGGTCTGAAGGGGCCCTTCGGCTGCCTGAACCGTGCGCGCTATGGCATTGCCTGGGGCGTGATGGGCGCTGCCGAGTTCTGCTGGCATGGCGCGCGGCAATACGGCCTGGATCGTCATCAATTCCGCAAGCCTTTGGCGCAAACGCAGCTTTTCCAACTTAAACTCGCGAATATGCAGACTGAAATCACGCTGGGCCTGCAGGCCGCATTGCGTGTTGGGCGCCTGCTGGACGAGGCCAACGCCGCGCCCGAGATGATCAGTATGATCAAGCGCAACAACTGCGGCAAAGCTCTTGATATCGCGCGCATGTCCCGCGACATGCATGGCGGCAACGGTATCTCGGAAGAGTATCAGGTGATCCGCCATATGGTGAACCTTGAGACCGTTAACACCTATGAGGGTACGCATGACGTGCACGCCCTGATCCTCGGTCGGGCACAGACGGGCCTGCAAGCATTCTTTTGATGGAAGAGCGGGCCCAGCGGCCCGCTTACCACTTTAAGACTTTCACGTAAGTCACTGGTCTATATATGAATGAACGATCCGATGTCATTGTGATCGGGGGCGGCATTGCGGGCATTTCGGCGGCAGCCGAGATCGCCCGAGACGCGCGCGTCACCGTCCTTGAGGCCGAGCCTGTCACCGGCTATCACGCCACGGGCCGCTCGGCCGCGATCTATATTCGAAACTACGGCAATGCCGTGCTGCGCGCCATCAACGCGGCCTCCGAGCCCACGCTTGCGGCGCCCGGTGCGCTTTGTGATCACAGCTTGCTGTCGCCGCGAGGTGAACTTTTGATCGCGAGCGAGTCCGAGATGCCAAAGTTGCAGGCTTATGCCGCAGATGCCGTTGGGCTGGAGCGCCTCTCAGCGGTCGAAGCCGCGCAACTGGTGCCGATACTGCGACCCGAGCGCATTGCGGCTGCCATCTATGAGCCGGGCGCCCAATCCATTGACGTTGACGCCATGCTGCAGGGCTACACCCGGCTTCTGAAGGCTCGTCAGGGAAAGGTGATCACGAAGTCACCCGTGACGGCCATAACTTCTGGTGGCGGACATTGGAAAATCGCCGCGGGCGGTGCCAGCTACAGTGCGCCTGTTGTCGTTAACGCCGCTGGCGCCTGGGCTGACGCCATAGCGGCCATAGCCGGCACTGCGCAGATCGGCTTGCAGCCAATGCGCCGATCAGCCGCCATTCTCAACCTGCCGCCGGAGCATGATGTGATGAGCTGGCCGCTTTTTGGAAATGTTTCGGATACTTGGTACGCAAAGCCCGAGGGTGGCAAACTGATGGTGTCGCCCGCGGACGAAGACGCAGTAGAGCCGCACGATGCCTGGCCGGACGACATGGTGCTGGCCGAGGGATTGGACCGCTACGAACAGGCCGTCACGGTCCCTGTCACCCGAGTCGAGCGTAGCTGGGCCGGTCTGCGCAGCTTCGTTCCCGACCGCACCCCAGTCGTTGGAATGGCACCGGACGCTCCGGGTTTCTTCTGGCTGGCGGGGCAGGGTGGCTATGGCGTTCAGACCGCGCCCGCGCTATCGCAACTGGCAGCGGCGCTGATCTTGCAGCGCGGCCCGACCCTGGACCCGGATATCGTAGCCGCCATCGCGCCGGATCGAC
Encoded here:
- a CDS encoding YicC/YloC family endoribonuclease, translated to MPDTSANTQHPGTPQSMTAFAAGRGNALGHDWAWELRSVNGKGLDLRLRVPDWITGLEAALRARLSAALGRGNVTLSLRVSSAEAGGRMAVNTAQLDAALDAMAEVEARAMARGLSLAPARPGDILALRGVLETASADTDTEALSAALLADFDAVLGDFLAMRADEGAALAALLGAHLDEIARLTASAAKVAEARRPEAAAALTAALSRVMEDASGADPDRVAQELAMMAVKADITEEIGRLDAHVAAARALLAHDGPVGRKLDFLSQEFNREANTLCSKAGSSALTAVGLELKAAVDQLREQVQNVE
- a CDS encoding NAD(P)/FAD-dependent oxidoreductase, which encodes MNERSDVIVIGGGIAGISAAAEIARDARVTVLEAEPVTGYHATGRSAAIYIRNYGNAVLRAINAASEPTLAAPGALCDHSLLSPRGELLIASESEMPKLQAYAADAVGLERLSAVEAAQLVPILRPERIAAAIYEPGAQSIDVDAMLQGYTRLLKARQGKVITKSPVTAITSGGGHWKIAAGGASYSAPVVVNAAGAWADAIAAIAGTAQIGLQPMRRSAAILNLPPEHDVMSWPLFGNVSDTWYAKPEGGKLMVSPADEDAVEPHDAWPDDMVLAEGLDRYEQAVTVPVTRVERSWAGLRSFVPDRTPVVGMAPDAPGFFWLAGQGGYGVQTAPALSQLAAALILQRGPTLDPDIVAAIAPDRLF
- a CDS encoding LysR substrate-binding domain-containing protein — its product is MALPRRFLPSIASLRALEALERLGSATAAAEALSLTQSAVSRQIQALEEQLGVPLVVKSGRRMGLTPDAVQYAAEIRAALGQIAQASMKLAVNPSGGALSLAILPTFGMRWLVPRLPDFARLHPEVTLNLSTRIKPFNFDVEPFDAAIHFGANDWPGTASMRLRGEAVIAVCAPEVIAAKRPANARDLLELPLLHIETRPDAWRAWFAAQGVQAARVPGTIYDQFSTITQAALHGLGVALLPEYLAHADLDSGRLVVAWGGQTASPGGYYLIWPETKGEDGALAKFRDWLSGQINEEDLLPR
- a CDS encoding acyl-CoA dehydrogenase, whose amino-acid sequence is MSLDNPTKPADRPTIKAKDAPDLAGFNWQDPFRLDDQLEEDERMIAESARTFAQEKLQTRVIKDYATEAVSPELFPEMGEMGLLGTTIPEEYGGLGAGYVSYGLVAREIERVDSGYRSMMSVQSSLVMYPIYAYGSEEQRKKYLPKLSTGELIGCFGLTEPDAGSDPAGMKTRAEKVDGGYRLTGAKTWISNSPIADVFVVWAKSDAHDGKIRGFVLEKGMNGLSAPKIEGKQSLRASVTGEIVMKGVEVGEDALLPHVEGLKGPFGCLNRARYGIAWGVMGAAEFCWHGARQYGLDRHQFRKPLAQTQLFQLKLANMQTEITLGLQAALRVGRLLDEANAAPEMISMIKRNNCGKALDIARMSRDMHGGNGISEEYQVIRHMVNLETVNTYEGTHDVHALILGRAQTGLQAFF
- a CDS encoding PAS domain-containing protein; the encoded protein is MTKDPGEIIAGDAARPSPFAPQLEAFEAYWKEKRHGALVPRRSDIDPRGIEPLLSHAFVTERIAPGLARLRIAGGHLTDLMGMEVRGMPISAFLEPGARDALAHHLVCLFDQPATLRLTLTSAARPGAPALSGTMIMLPLRSDLGDISRALGCLVTNGTIGRGPRRFEISHAEVTPLEGEGLPDAAPRLVSDSGPEDVPAQHVEPAARSASERPYLRLIKG
- the gmk gene encoding guanylate kinase; translation: MAPRRGLLIILSSPSGAGKSTLSRRLRAWDENVLFSVSATTRAPRDGEVDGQDYYFMQTDDFKRQVNDGQMLEHAFVFGNLYGSPKGPVEAAINEGRDVLFDIDWQGAQQIQNSDLGKHTLSIFILPPSIGELRRRLETRGQDSAEVIAKRMQKSWDEISHWAEYDYVLTNDDLEATDASLKQIIAAARLRRIQQPALTEHVRSLQMEFEELA
- a CDS encoding gamma carbonic anhydrase family protein produces the protein MSLYALNGVAPSLPENGDVWVAPGAHVIGHVVLETASSVWFCATLRGDNEVIHVGAGTNIQENCVLHTDKGYPLTIGAGCTIGHKAMLHGCTIGENSLIGMGATVLNGARVGRDCLIGAGALITEGKEIPDGSLVMGAPGKVIRTLDAAAIEGLRQSALHYQQNMRRYREGLTPI